A window of candidate division TA06 bacterium genomic DNA:
AAGGACCTGGCCACCGCCATCGAGGCCAAGAAAGCGGAACTGCCACAAGATTGGCAGGCCCTGACCGACGAGATGCCAAAGCTGATCACCGCCACTCAGTCAGCCGTTAACCGGGCCAGGGGCGTTGACAAGACCGTTTTGGCCGAGGCTAAGACTGCCGTTGACGGAATGCCCGAAGCATGGAAGCAGGCTCAGGATGCCTTCAAAGCCGGTAACCTGTTCGAAGCCGTGACCAAAGCCGCCGGGATCAAGGAACAAGCTGCCAAGATCATGGCAGACCTGGGAGAGAAACAGGTTGAGACCGTAAAAAAATAATCCGGCTGATTTACTCAACTTATGATAGATCTGCTGTGCAACAAAAGTGTGCAGTCGTTTTATCTGCAGCATGGGATGTCAAAGGCTGCCGGGATGATGATCCGCGACCATACCAAGCAGTCAGGGCGAAAAATATCAGAAGGAACTATTTCATGAACTTAGAACTGCTGCTTTCTTTCCTTGGTAAGTTAGAAAAATTGAAGTGCATGCCCCGGCATTCTTGGACTTCAAGTGGAAGACAAGAAAGCGTAGCAGAGCATTCCTGGAGACTGGCTGCAATTATTTATTTATTGAAAGACGAATTGAAAGGTTATGATATTGAAAAGATGCTCGCCATGGCTCTATTTCATGATTTAAGCGAGATAAAACATGGCGATATCCCCGGCTTTGACAAAACAGATGCTGATGTGAAAAACGAAAAAAAGGCCTTGGCGGATATTTCAAAAGAATACAATCAACTTGGGATCGGAAACATTATTAATACGATAGACGATTTTGATGGGCAGTTCTCAAAAGAAGCCCAGTTAGTAAAAGCACTCGATAAACTGGAAGCAGTTATTCAGCACAATGAAGCTGATATAAAAACATGGATTGACAGAGAATACGGCCTTAACTTGTCTTATGGTTTTGAAGAATGCCAGATTGAAAACACCATTGCTGATTTCAGAAAACTGGTGAAAGAAAAAACGATGGAAAAGATACACAACCAAAATCCCCGTATTTGAAAGACATCATCAAACATATCCGGGCCGAGTTGCTTCAGAATGTGGACCCCGTCTACCGCCGGGGAGCTATGAACTATTTCAAGGAAGGCATAGTCCTG
This region includes:
- a CDS encoding HD domain-containing protein produces the protein MNLELLLSFLGKLEKLKCMPRHSWTSSGRQESVAEHSWRLAAIIYLLKDELKGYDIEKMLAMALFHDLSEIKHGDIPGFDKTDADVKNEKKALADISKEYNQLGIGNIINTIDDFDGQFSKEAQLVKALDKLEAVIQHNEADIKTWIDREYGLNLSYGFEECQIENTIADFRKLVKEKTMEKIHNQNPRI